The Rhodococcus sp. ABRD24 genome contains the following window.
AGCGCGAACTCCATCGTCTGGTAGTTGATGATCAGCGACGCGGCTTCGTCGAACCCCAACTCCTCGGGAACCGGCAGCACCAGCTGCGGATGGACGGCGACCCGTTCGGCGTAGCCACCGAGACTCGACACCGCGAGGACCCGCTGCCCCGGCTCGAAGCCGCTGCCCTCGGGCGCACTGACCACCACACCGGCGACCTCCGTGCCCGGCACGAATGGCGGCTCGGGGCGGAGCTGGTACTTGCCGTAGCTGATCAGCAGGTCCGGGAAGCACACCCCGCTGGCCTTGACGTCGATCAGCACCATGCCGGATGCGTCCGGCTCCGGCACGTCCTGGAGCACCATCGCCGAAGGACCCGTCAGATCCGTCACCACCGCTGCGCGCACGCTTCCACCCTTCGTCCGGACCGGGGACCGGCGCCCCGCGCCCCGGGGACGAAACCCCGTGCACCGAAGTTACCCGCCACCACTGCCCCGCGCCCGTCAGTTCCCGAACAGCCCCCGGCGCTTGCGCCCCACCTCGACCATGTCCCCGGCATCGGTCATCTTCACTCGCGGCCGGCCCGACTCGACGCCCCGGCTTCGCTCGACCTCGTCGATCGCCGCCCAGCCGCGCCACGAGATGCGGTCGGGCTGCCGGCGCGAGAGCAGCTTGGACAGCTCCTTGCGACTCCCGGAGGCAGCCGGCAGGCGCCGCGCCTCGAAATCCTCCGTCAACCGCGCCACCGTCTCCTTGGCACAGGTCTTGTTCGTACCGATGACGCCGCTCGGGCCGCGCTTGATCCAGCCGGTGACGTACACCCCCGCGACCGGTTCGCCCGCGACGTCGACCACGCGGCCACGATCGTTGGGGATCACCCCGCGACGGTCGTCGAACGGGATCCCCGGCAGCGGCTTGCCGCGGTAGCCGATAGAACGGACCACGAGGGCGGCATCGAGCCGCTCGGTGCGGCCGGTCGGACGCGCTGTCAGCACGCCGGAGGCCGACTCCACCAGTTCGTTCCGGACGATCGTCACGCCGTCCACCCGCTCCGCGCCGAGGACCTCGGTCGGCGACACCAGGTAGCGCAGCACGATCCTCCGGTTGCCCGGTCTCGCAGTCCGCTGCGAGAACTCTTGTGCCAGTACGACCTTCATCGAGACTGCGGTCCCGGCCTCGTCGGTGTCGAGCAGTGCTCGGCTCACGGGGTCGAGTTCCACCTCTGCGGGGTCGATGACTACGTCCACACCATCGAGGTCGCCCAGCGCGAGGAATTCGGGACTGGTGTACGCCGCCTGCGCCGGGCCACGACGGCCCAGCAACACAACCTCTCGAATGTTGCTCTTGCGCAGCGCGGCGAGCGCGTGATCGGCGATGTCAGTCCTCGCGAGCGTCTCGGGATCCATCGTCAGGATGCGAGCGATGTCGAGCGCGACGTTGCCGTTACCGACAATGACCGCACGCTCCCCGGACAGGTCGAACATGCGATCGGCGTAGTCGGGGTGGCCGTTGTACCAGGCGACGAACTCGGTGGCGGCGTGACTTCCCGGCAGCTCCTCCCCGGGAAGGCCGAGACTGCGATCACACGGCGCGCCCACCGCGTAGATCACCGCATGATGGTGCGCCAGCAGCTCATCGTGGCTGAGATGCTCACCGACCTCGACATTGAGGTGGAACCGAAACGCGTCCCGCCGCAGCGACCACTCGAACATGTCGGTGACAACCTTCGTGCCCGGATGATCCGGCGCGACGCCAGCACGGACCAGCCCCCACGGCGTGGGTAGCTTCTCGAACATCTCCACCTCGACATCCGAGCGTTTGAGCAGCTCCTCGGCGGCATAGCAGGCCGCCGGACCGGCGCCGACGATCGCAACACGCAGCGTCCCGAGATCGCGGACGGGCGGGATTCCCGGTGAGAGCGGAGCCCAACCCGGCTGCAGCGGACGGCGGGCGTAGTAGTCGGCATTGATCTCGCGGTAGCGCTCGAGCGACTCCGTCAGCTGATCCTCCGGGAAGATCGCGCCGACCGGGCAGACATCGACACATGCACCGCAGTCGATGCAGGCCTGCGGCTCGATATACAACATCTCGGTGGTCGCGAACTCCGCTTCCTCCGGTGTCGGGTGGATGCAGTTCACCGGGCAAGAAGAAACACAACTGGCATCGTTGCAGCAGGCCTGAGTGATGACGTAGGTCATGATCTGTTCCCGTTCTTCACACGCCACACCGGAGGTGATGCATGTCCCGTGGCCGTCACCGATGTGACGGCATTCATGTGACGTAGAGTTACAGTTATAGGTACAGGACTGTACTTGGGGACCGGAGACGAGACAAGCATCGACGCCCGAATTCCGGGTGTTTCGGGGCGCCGCAGGCCAGATCGGATGTCAGAATCGGTCGACACACCGCCGAATCGAGGGACGACACGTGGCATCCGATCAGATCGTCACCGCAGACCAGGTTCTCGCCGCACCGCCAGCCGACGTCCGGTGCTTCGAGACCTCCCGACCGATCCGGACTGGAGACGTCGACACCGCATATCGCCTGCGACTCGACGGCGTCGCGCGCTACCTCCTGGACATCGGCACCGACAACCTGGCGGCCTTCGGCTTCGATCGGACCGATCCGCTGTGGATCGTGCGGCGGACGGTGATAGACGTGCACCGTGCCCCGACGTGGCCCAATCGGGTACATCTTCGCCGCTGGTGCTCGGCCCACTCGACACGCTGGTCGTCGATGCGGGTACAGCTGACCGACGACGAGGACGCCCTCATCGAGACCGAGGGATTCTGGATCAACATCGGCACCCACAGCGGAATGCCCGCGCGGATCAGCGACGGACTACTCGACGATCTGGGCCGCACCACCGAAGAGCACCGGCTCAGATGGAGGCCCTGGCTGCCGTCCACGCCGCCGCGCTCACCCGACGACCGCGCCTTTCCCCTGCGGGTCACGGACATCGACCCGTTCAACCACGTGAACAACGCGGCCTATTGGCACGCGGTCGAGGAAGTCCTCGCGGACCGGCCGGACCTACTGGAAACTCCGCACCGGGCGATCGTCGAGCATCTGAGCCCGATCTTCGCGAGCGACAACGTGGTGCTGCGGGCCCTCGACGACGGACCCGCGCTGTCGCTGTGGTTCCTCGTCGACGGCGCCGTCCGTGCAGCGGCGCGGGTGCAGAGGCTGTAGCCGGAAAACCCGCCCCGAAACGCACGAAGGTCCCGCCCCCGGAAAGGGGACGGGACCAACGTGTCAGCTCAGGCTAACGGTAATCGTTGCTGAAACCGTAGTCGTCCAACGGGACCGCGGCACCGGTGCCGGTGCCGAAGCCCTCCGGGCTGTAGTACTGGTCGTCGTAGGACGGCACAGCATAAGCCGCGGCCCGTGCTTCCTCGGTGGGCTGAACCTGGATGTTCCGGTACCGGTTGATGCCGGTGCCGGCCGGGATCAGCTTGCCGATGATCACGTTCTCCTTGAGACCGATCAGCTTGTCCGAACGGCAGTTGATCGCCGCATCGGTCAGCACGCGAGTGGTCTCCTGGAACGACGCGGCCGACAGCCACGAGTCGGTCGCCAGCGATGCCTTGGTGATACCCATCAGCACCGGACGTCCGGCCGCGGGCTCACCTCCCTCGGCGACGACGCGGCGGTTCGCGGCCTCGAACTCGGCACGCTCGGTGAGCGAGCCGGGCAGGAACTCCGTCGAACCCGAATCGATGATCGTCACGCGGCGCAGCATCTGGCGCACGATGACCTCGATGTGCTTGTCGTGGATCGACACACCCTGGCTCCGGTACACCTCCTGAACCTCGTTGACCAGGTGAATCTGCACCTGGCGCGGGCCCATGACGCGCAGCACCTCGTGCGGGTCGGCGGCACCTTCCATGAGCTGCTGACCGACGTCGACGTGGTCACCGTCCGCCAGCAGGCGCTCGGTGCCGTCGTCGTGCTTGAACACGCGCAGACGCTGCCGCTTCGAGAGCTTGTCGTAGACAACCTCTTCGCCGCCATCGTCCGGGACGATGGTGATCTTGTAGAACCGGTCGCCGTCCTCGAGCTGCACCCGTCCGGAGACGTCCGCAATCGGCGCCTTGCCCTTCGGGACGCGGGCCTCGAACAGCTCCTGAACACGCGGCAGACCACCGGTGATGTCGTCTCCGGCGACACCACCCTGGTGGAAGGTACGCATGGTCAGCTGGGTACCGGGCTCACCGATGGACTGCGCGGCGACGATACCGACGGCCTCACCGATGTCGACCAGCTTGCCGGTGGCCATCGAGCGGCCGTAGCAGGTGGCGCAGACGCCGGTGCCGGTGGTGCAGGTAAGCACCGAACGGACCTTGACCTGCGTGACGCCGGCCTCGAGCAGCGCGTCGATCGCCGGGTCGCCCAGGTCGTGACCACGCTCGACGACGACGTTGCCGTTCGCGTCGACCGCGTCGGACGCCAGGGTGCGCGCGTACGTCGAAGTCTCGACGTGCGCATCCCGGATCATCGTGCCGTCGGCCTGCTTCTCGGCGATCGTGGTGACGATGCCGCGCTCGGTGCCACAGTCGACCTCACGGACGATGACGTCCTGCGAGACGTCCACCAGACGACGGGTCAGGTAACCCGAGTCGGCGGTGCGGAGCGCGGTATCGGCCAGACCCTTACGCGCACCGTGCGTATTGATGAAGTACTCGAGAACGGTCAGGCCTTCCTTGAAGGAAGACTTGATCGGACGCGGGATGAACTCACCCTTCGGGTTCGTCACCAGACCCTTCATACCGGCGAGCGAGCGAACCTGAGTCATGTTTCCGGCGGCGCCGGACTTCACGATCATCGGGATCGGGTTGTCGTCGGGGAAGTGGGCCTCCATGGCCTTACCGACCTCGTCGGTGGCCTCGGACCAGATCTTCACCAGGGCGCTGTTGCGCTCGGTGTGGTTGAGAGCACCGCGCTGGTACTTCTTCTCGATCTGGTCGGCCTGCGCCTCGAACGCCTCCATGATCTGGGTCTTCTCCGGCGGCACGAGCACGTCGGAGATCGAGACCGTCACGCCCGAACGGGTGGCCCAGTAGAAGCCGGTGTCCTTGAGCTTGTCGACGGTCTGTGCGACCACGATCATCGGGTAACGCTCGGCGAGATCGTTGATGATCGTCGCCTGACGCTTCTTCGGCATCTGCTCGTTGACGAACGGGTAGTCCGGGGGAAGCAGCTCGTTGAACATGACGCGGCCGAGAGTCGTCTCGGTGATCCAGCCGTCGCCGTAGTTCCAGCCCTCGGGGAACAGCTCCGCCTCGATCTCGCGCGACGGACGCTGATGCGTCAGGCGTACCTTGATCTTCGCCTGCACGGACAGCACACCCCGATCGACGGCCATCTGAGCCTCGGCCGGCGTCGAGTACACGCCCCGTTCCGGCTGATCGGCGGTGGCCGGCTGGTACTCGCCGATCGCACCCTCGACCTCGCGGGAGAGGTGGTACAGCCCGGTCACCATGTCCAGACGCGGCATGGCGAGCGGACGACCCGACGCGGGCGACAGGATGTTGTTCGAGGACAGCATCAGGATGCGAGCCTCGGCCTGCGCCTCCGCCGACAGCGGCAGGTGCACGGCCATCTGGTCGCCGTCGAAGTCGGCGTTGAATGCCTCACACACGAGCGGGTGCAGCTGGATGGCCTTGCCCTCGACGAGCTGGGGCTCGAACGCCTGGATACCGAGACGGTGCAGCGTAGGCGCACGGTTCAGCAGCACGGGGTGCTCATTGATGACCTCTTCGAGGACATCCCACACCTGCGGGCGCTGGCGCTCGACCATGCGCTTCGCGGACTTGATGTTCTGCGCGTGGTTGAGGTCGACCAGACGCTTCATGACGAACGGCTTGAACAGCTCGAGCGCCATCAGCTTGGGCAGACCACACTGGTGCAGCTTGAGCTGCGGACCGACCACGATCACGGAACGACCGGAGTAGTCCACGCGCTTGCCGAGCAGGTTCTGACGGAAGCGACCCTGCTTGCCCTTGAGCAGATCCGACAGCGACTTCAGCGGGCGGTTGCCCGGACCCGTGACCGGCCGACCGCGACGGCCGTTGTCGAACAGTGCGTCCACGGACTCCTGCAGCATCCGCTTCTCGTTGTTGACGATGATCTCGGGAGCGCCGAGATCGATCAGTCGCTTGAGGCGGTTGTTGCGGTTGATCACGCGTCGGTACAGATCGTTCAGGTCGGACGTGGCGAAGCGGCCACCGTCGAGCTGAACCATCGGACGCAGCTCCGGCGGGATCACCGGCACGGCGTCGAGCACCATGCCCATCGGCGAGTTGCCGGTGGACTGGAACGCGGCCACGACCTTGAGACGCTTGAGCGCGCGGAGCTTCTTCTGGCCCTTGCCGCTGCGGATGGTCTCGCGCAGGGACTCGGCCTCAGCCGCGATGTCGAAATTCTCCATCAGCTTCTGGATGGACTCCGCGCCCATCGCGCCGGTGAAGTACTCGCCGTAGCGGTCGACCAGCTCGCGATACAGGCCCTCGTCGACGATCAGCTGCTTGGGAGCCAGCTTGACGAAGGTGGTCCAGATCTCGTCGAGCCGGTCCAGCTCACGCTGGGACCGATCACGGAGCTGACGCATTTCGCGCTCGCCGCCGTCCTTCACCTTGCGGCGGACGTCGGACTTGGCACCCTCGGCCTCGAGCTCGGCGATGTCGGCCTCGAGCTTCTGCGCACGGGCCTCGAGGTCGGCGTCGCGCTGATCTGCGACGGCCTTCTTCTCGACCTCCATCTCGGCCTCGAGCGTCGAGAGCTCATTGTGACGCAGCTCGTCGTCGACACCGACGATGACGTAGGCAGCGAAGTAGATGATCTTCTCGAGATCCTTCGGAGCCAGGTCGAGCAGGTAACCGAGGCGGCTCGGCACACCCTTGAAGTACCAGATGTGGGTCACCGGAGCGGCGAGCTCGATGTGGCCCATGCGCTCACGACGCACCTTTGCGCGGGTCACCTCGACGCCGCAGCGCTCACAGATGATGCCCTTGAAGCGGACACGCTTGTACTTACCGCAGTAGCACTCCCAGTCCCGGGTGGGGCCGAAGATCTTCTCGCAGAAGAGGCCGTCCTTCTCGGGCTTGAGCGTGCGGTAGTTGATGGTCTCCGGCTTCTTGACCTCGCCGTAGGACCATTTGCGGATGTCCTCCGCGGTCGCCAGACCGATGCGGAGTTCATCGAAGAAGTTGACGTCGAGCACGTAACTTCCTTTCCCCAGAGGGATTGTGGATCAGCGGGTGAAGCCGCTTCTCCTGACTGCCAAATTCAAATGTGCTCTAGCGCCCCCGGGCCGCGTGACCACGGTCTGCGTCACAGGCCGTGGTCCACGACCCGGGGACCGAAAACTAGTTCGCGAGATCGTCCACGGTCGCGGCCTCGTTCCGGGACAGGTTGATGCCCAGGTTCGCGGCGGCACGCTCGAGGTCCTCGTCGTCGCCGTCCGCCATCGCGATGGCAGCACCGTCCGAGGACAGCACCTCCACGTTCAAGCACAGCGACTGGAGCTCCTTGAGGAGCACCTTGAAGGACTCGGGAATGCCCGGCTCGGGGATGTTCTCACCCTTGACGATGGCCTCGTACACCTTCACGCGGCCGACAACGTCGTCCGACTTGATGGTGAGGAGCTCCTGCAGGGTGTATGCGGCGCCGTACGCCTGCATCGCCCAGCACTCCATCTCGCCGAAGCGCTGGCCACCGAACTGGGCCTTACCGCCGAGCGGCTGCTGGGTGATCATCGAGTACGGACCCGTCGAACGCGCGTGGATCTTGTCGTCGACGAGGTGATGCAGCTTGATGATGTACATGTAGCCGACCGACACCGGGAACGGGAACGGCTCGCCGGAACGGCCGTCGAACAACGTGGCCTTTCCGTCGGAGCCCACCATCTGGACGCCGTCGCGGTTCGGCAGGGTTGCACCGAGCAGACCGGTGAGCTCGTCCTCCTTGGCGCCGTCGAACACCGGGGTGGCGATGTTCGAGTCGGCCGGTGCCGAGAGCATCTCCTCCGGCAGGGTCGCAGCCCAATCGGGGCGGCTGCCGTCGCCGGCGATCTGCACGTTCCAGCCGGTCTTTCCGATCCATCCGAGATGGGTCTCGAGGACCTGACCGATGTTCATTCGACGCGGAACACCGTGCGTGTTCAGGATGATGTCGACCGGGGTGCCGTCGGGCAGGAACGGCATGTCCTCCTGGGGGAGGATCTTGCCGATGACGCCCTTGTTACCGTGGCGGCCGGCGAGCTTGTCGCCGTCCTGGATCTTGCGCTTCTGGGCCACGTAGACGCGGACGAGCTCGTTGACACCGGGGGGCAGATCGTCGTCGTCATCGCGCGAGAACACGCGAATGCCGATGACCTTGCCGGTCTCACCGTGGGGCACCTTCAGGGACGTGTCGCGAACCTCGCGGGCCTTCTCACCGAAGATCGCGCGGAGCAGGCGCTCCTCCGGGGTGAGCTCGGTCTCGCCCTTCGGCGTGACCTTTCCGACCAGCACGTCGCCGTCACGAACCTCGGCACCGATACGGATGATGCCGCGCTCGTCGAGATCCGCCAGGACCTCGTCGGAGACGTTCGGGATGTCGCGAGTGATCTCCTCGGCACCGAGCTTGGTGTCGCGGGCATCGATCTCGTGCTCCTCGATGTGGATCGAGGTCAGGACGTCCTCTTCCACGAGGCGCTGCGACAGGATGATCGCGTCCTCGTAGTTGTGACCCTCCCACGGCATGATCGCCACGAGCAGGTTCTTGCCCAGCGCCATCTCACCGTTCTCGGTGCAGGGGCCGTCGGCGAGGACCTGTCCGGCCTCCACACGCTGGCCCTCGTCCACGATCGGACGCTGGTTGGCGCAGGTGCCCTGGTTCGATCGCGCGAACTTGCGCATCCGGTAGGTCTTGCGGCTCGCATCGTCCGCCATGACGGTGATGTAGTCGGCCGAAACCTCCTCGACCACACCGCTCTTCTCGGTGATGATCACATCGCCGGCGTCGACAGCAGCACGCAGTTCCATGCCGGTACCGACGAGCGGGGCCTCGCTGCGAACCAGCGGCACCGCCTGACGCTGCATGTTCGCGCCCATGAGGGCACGGTTGGCATCGTCGTGCTCGAGGAACGGAATCATCGCGGTCGCGACGGAGACCATCTGCCGCGGCGAGACATCCATGTAGTCGACGTCCAGCGAGGACACGTACTCGACCTCGCCACCCTTACGGCGGACCAGGACGCGGTCCTCCGTGAAGTGACCGGCGGAGTTGACGGGCGAGTTGGCCTGCGCCACGACGTGGCGGTCCTCCTCGTCCGCGGTCAGGTACGCGACATCGTCGGTGACCTGGCCGTCGACGACCTTGCGGTACGGGGTCTCGATGAAGCCGAACGGGTTGACCCGCGCGTACACCGAAAGCGAACCGATCAGACCGATGTTCGGACCCTCAGGGGTCTCGATCGGGCACATACGGCCGTAGTGCGATGGGTGAACGTCTCGCACCTCTAGGCCGGCGCGCTCACGGGACAGACCGCCGGGACCCAGCGCCGACAGACGACGCTTGTGGGTCAGACCCGACAGCGGGTTGTTCTGGTCCATGAACTGCGACAGCTGGGAGGTTCCGAAGAACTCCTTGATCGCGGCCACGACGGGACGGATGTTGATCAGGGTCTGCGGCGTGATCGCCTCGACGTCCTGAGTCGTCATCCGCTCACGCACGACGCGCTCCATGCGGGACAGGCCCACGCGGATCTGGTTCTGGATCAGCTCGCCCACGGTGCGCAGACGACGGTTGCCGAAGTGGTCGATGTCGTCGACCTCGACGGGAACCTCGACGCCGCCGGGAGCGGTCATCGTGGTGTCGCCACCGTGCAGACGCACGAGGTATTCGATCGTCGCGACGATGTCTTCCTCGGTGAGGGTCGACGCCTCGATCGGCAGGCCGATGTTCAGGCCCAGCTTCTTGTTGATCTTGTACCGGCCCACGCGAGCGAGGTCGTAGCGCTTGTCCTTGAAGAACAGGTTCTCCAGAAGGGTCTGCGCGCTCTCCTTCGTCGGCGGCTCGCCCGGACGCAACTTGCGGTAGATGTCGAGCAGCGCCTCGTCGGTGCCGGCGGTGTTGTCCTTCTCGAGCGTCGCCATGAGGATCTCGGAGAACCCGAAACGCTCGGTGATCTGCTCGGTGGTCCAACCCAGCGCCTTCAGCAGCACGGTGACCGGCTGGCGGCGCTTGCGGTCGATACGGACACCGACGGTGTCACGCTTGTCCACGTCGAACTCGAGCCATGCACCGCGACCCGGGATGACCTTGACGCTGTGCAGGTCCTTCTCGGTGCTCTTGTCGACATTGTGGTCGAAGTAGACACCGGGTGAGCGGACCAGCTGCGAAACGACGACACGCTCGGTGCCGTTGATGATGAACGTGCCCTTACCGGTCATCATCGGGAAATCACCCATGAAGACCGTCTGGCTCTTGATCTCACCGGTGTTGTTGTTGATGAACTCGGCGGTGACGAACAGCGGCGCCGCGTACGTCATGTCCTTGTCTTTGCACTCGTCGACAGAGGCCTTGACCTCGTCGAAGCGCGGGTCCGAGAACGACAGGGACATGGACCCCGAGAAATCCTCGATCGGCGAGAGTTCGGCCAGGATTTCTTCGAGACCACCCGTAACCGCACCGTCGCCGCGCGCAGCTGCGCGCTCACGCCAGCCCTGCGAGCCGATCAACCATTCGAACGAATCGGTCTGTACATCGAGGAGCCCTGGTACTTCTAGGGGCTCGCGAATTTTCGCGAACGAGACCCTCTTCGGGGCTCCGGGGATTCCGGCAACTGCCTTGGTCTGGCTAGAGACTGCCAAGATGCGTCCTTCCAGCACCTCACGCGGGCCGCTCTTGCTGGTGCGACCGCCGCTGTATCTGCTTCTTCTGTGGGGCGAATTCGCTGGTCACAACCCGAACGAATCCCCGACACCGGAGCAGGAAGCAAATCACTTCGCCGCAGTGAGATCGAGAGGTGGACAGGAGGCAGCCAGCGCAACGTCCAAAAGTACACCCAAACTCAGTCGATGTCGAGCCGGGCAGCAGAAAGGACACCCGTCGCGGGTGCCGCGCGCGAGGTTTCGCGCGAATGTTCACGGATAGAGTGACGCGTGATCATCGCCGCGTCAAGCCTTGTCCCGGCGATTTGATCTCGAAAGGCCCGGGTGCGCGAAACACCGCGTCGTGCAGGGAGGCGCTGACCGCCCTGCCGTGCGGATCTACTGATCCGCAATGTCAGACAATAGCCACACGCCGTCCACTTTTTCCATCCGGACAATCAGCGGGCCCGACGCGCTGTCCTGCGCAACACCGTTGCTCTCGGCACTGACGACGAGATTGACGATCAGTTCGGCGCGATCACCGTCGAGCACCTTGACCCCGACGTCGGTCAGCTGGACCGACGTGCTCGTCCCGGACTGCTTCACCGCGGACACCGTCGGATCGACCGTCTTGTCGAACTCCGCGCGCATGTTCTCGGTGAGCACACCGCGAGCCTTCGCGGGGTACTCGTCGATCGAGTCGGGGCTGTAGGCATACAACGTGGTCAGCGCGGTCGTCGTGGCCTCGGTGACCACGGAGGTGGCGGCAATGTCGACGTAGGCAGTGTTGCTCACCTGAGCAAACGGCTTCCAGATCACGACCACCGACGCGAACACCAGCAGCACCACCGCAATCGCGCCGAGGATGGCCACCAGCGACCAGCTCAGTCGGCTCCGGCCGGCCGACGGGGCTTCGCCGACCGCCTGGGCTTCACCGACCGCCTGGGGCTCGACCGGCTCCACCGGCGCGGGAGGAGCCGACGGGACCGGCGGGGCAATCTCGACCTCGCCCGGACCCACCTGAGCCTCAGCCTCGGCGGCCTCAGCCTCGCCCGATCCCCCCTTCGCGAGCGAGACCCCGCTTCGCACCTCGGAGTCGTCATCGACCGTCGCGAGCCCCGGACCCGACTGCGCGCCCGACCCAGCCCGAACAGAAGCACCGGCGATCTTGGGCCGCCGGGCGGGCGTCGCTGTGGGCCTGGCGTTACGGCGAATGGGAGGCACTGAGGAACTCCTTCCAGCGGGAAGCGATGCCGCAAACGAGCGACATCGCCCCGGGGCTTACAGCATGGTCGGCGGGCAATCGGGGACTACGGGCCGCCACTGCCGGACGGCGGCACGGGCGCGGGCGCGTCACCCGGGGCGACCGGCGCGGCGGCCGGTGTCTCCGCGAGCACCGACGGACTACCCAGATTCGTGGCCGTGGCGGCCCGCCACACGCCATTCTCGCCTTCTTCCATCGTCATCCGCATCGTGACGCGCACCTTGCTCGACGATTGGTTCGGCCATGTCGTCGTGGTGGCGAGCACCACGAGCGCGTCGGCCGCGCCGTCGTCGATGTTGAGCGAGGTCAGGGTTGCGCCGAGCACCTCGGCCCGACTGACTGCGCCGGTATCCTTGGTCTGCTGCGCCAACTGAGCGCGGGTCGCATTCAGGTCGTCGACGAGCGAGCCCGTGACGGACGACTCTATGTCGGCGAACGACTCGTCGAGGTTGCCAGCGTCGAAAGAGTTGAGGTTGATTGCGGCCTGACGGGCGTCGGCGAGGGCCGCCTCACGCGTATCCGCAGCAGGCTTCTCCACCAACGCCGCATGAGCCCAGCCGTATCCGAACCACCCCGCCGCGACGAGTGCGGCAGCCAGGAGCACACTCACCGCGACGGTTGCCGCGACGAGCGTGTTGTCGTTCTTGTTCGTGGTCTCCGTCACACGGCAACCTTACTCTTCGGTAACAAGTTCCTGCCCGAGGCTACCGGGCCGGCACGACACCCATGACGGTGGCGAGCTGGGTCGCGATCGGGTTGAGGTTCAACTTGTCGGGGTCGGTCTTGGGCGTGCTGTCCCACGGCTGCGGGATCGCCGGGTCGGCATAGACGATGCGTTCGGCACTGCGGACACCGGTCGGATTTCCCTGCGGGACAGTGCATCGCGCGTTCGCATTGAACGGGAAGTTGTCGACCGAGTCGTCGAAGTTCGGATTCTGGGCACGCATCTCCGCGAGGATCTGCTGCGTCCCCTCGTAGCCCTGAGTGCACGGCACCGGATTGTTGGTCTCGAGGACCAGGCCGAAATGGATCGTGCCGTCACCCGGCGCCACAGCGGACGCACCCGCCGACAGTGCGGGCAGGAACTGGAGGAACGGCCGCAACGCGATGAATGTGGGCGAGATCGTGCCCAGTGTCGCCGTCAGGTTGTTCACGTTGTTCGTGAGATCCTGGCCGCTGTTCGCAACCACCGTACCGACGGTGTCCGACGCCTGCGTCCCGGTGCCGATGAGCCTGCGCACGTCGGGGTCACTCGACTCGAGCTGGGCCGCGATCTGCTCGAGGCCGATGCTGAAGTTGCGGATCGCCCCCGACTGGTCCGCCTGCGTGTCGAGGACCGTCCGGCCGTCGCTGATGAATGCCAGAGTCTCCGGCAGCGCCTCGTTCGCGGCGTCAGTGAACCGTGCCATCGAATCGACGAGTACCTGCAGGTCGCCGCCCCTGCCCTCGAATGCCCTTCCCAGCTCGACCACCGCAGTGCGCAGCGAATCGGTGGGCACCG
Protein-coding sequences here:
- a CDS encoding FAD-dependent oxidoreductase; this encodes MTYVITQACCNDASCVSSCPVNCIHPTPEEAEFATTEMLYIEPQACIDCGACVDVCPVGAIFPEDQLTESLERYREINADYYARRPLQPGWAPLSPGIPPVRDLGTLRVAIVGAGPAACYAAEELLKRSDVEVEMFEKLPTPWGLVRAGVAPDHPGTKVVTDMFEWSLRRDAFRFHLNVEVGEHLSHDELLAHHHAVIYAVGAPCDRSLGLPGEELPGSHAATEFVAWYNGHPDYADRMFDLSGERAVIVGNGNVALDIARILTMDPETLARTDIADHALAALRKSNIREVVLLGRRGPAQAAYTSPEFLALGDLDGVDVVIDPAEVELDPVSRALLDTDEAGTAVSMKVVLAQEFSQRTARPGNRRIVLRYLVSPTEVLGAERVDGVTIVRNELVESASGVLTARPTGRTERLDAALVVRSIGYRGKPLPGIPFDDRRGVIPNDRGRVVDVAGEPVAGVYVTGWIKRGPSGVIGTNKTCAKETVARLTEDFEARRLPAASGSRKELSKLLSRRQPDRISWRGWAAIDEVERSRGVESGRPRVKMTDAGDMVEVGRKRRGLFGN
- a CDS encoding acyl-ACP thioesterase domain-containing protein translates to MASDQIVTADQVLAAPPADVRCFETSRPIRTGDVDTAYRLRLDGVARYLLDIGTDNLAAFGFDRTDPLWIVRRTVIDVHRAPTWPNRVHLRRWCSAHSTRWSSMRVQLTDDEDALIETEGFWINIGTHSGMPARISDGLLDDLGRTTEEHRLRWRPWLPSTPPRSPDDRAFPLRVTDIDPFNHVNNAAYWHAVEEVLADRPDLLETPHRAIVEHLSPIFASDNVVLRALDDGPALSLWFLVDGAVRAAARVQRL
- a CDS encoding DNA-directed RNA polymerase subunit beta', whose protein sequence is MLDVNFFDELRIGLATAEDIRKWSYGEVKKPETINYRTLKPEKDGLFCEKIFGPTRDWECYCGKYKRVRFKGIICERCGVEVTRAKVRRERMGHIELAAPVTHIWYFKGVPSRLGYLLDLAPKDLEKIIYFAAYVIVGVDDELRHNELSTLEAEMEVEKKAVADQRDADLEARAQKLEADIAELEAEGAKSDVRRKVKDGGEREMRQLRDRSQRELDRLDEIWTTFVKLAPKQLIVDEGLYRELVDRYGEYFTGAMGAESIQKLMENFDIAAEAESLRETIRSGKGQKKLRALKRLKVVAAFQSTGNSPMGMVLDAVPVIPPELRPMVQLDGGRFATSDLNDLYRRVINRNNRLKRLIDLGAPEIIVNNEKRMLQESVDALFDNGRRGRPVTGPGNRPLKSLSDLLKGKQGRFRQNLLGKRVDYSGRSVIVVGPQLKLHQCGLPKLMALELFKPFVMKRLVDLNHAQNIKSAKRMVERQRPQVWDVLEEVINEHPVLLNRAPTLHRLGIQAFEPQLVEGKAIQLHPLVCEAFNADFDGDQMAVHLPLSAEAQAEARILMLSSNNILSPASGRPLAMPRLDMVTGLYHLSREVEGAIGEYQPATADQPERGVYSTPAEAQMAVDRGVLSVQAKIKVRLTHQRPSREIEAELFPEGWNYGDGWITETTLGRVMFNELLPPDYPFVNEQMPKKRQATIINDLAERYPMIVVAQTVDKLKDTGFYWATRSGVTVSISDVLVPPEKTQIMEAFEAQADQIEKKYQRGALNHTERNSALVKIWSEATDEVGKAMEAHFPDDNPIPMIVKSGAAGNMTQVRSLAGMKGLVTNPKGEFIPRPIKSSFKEGLTVLEYFINTHGARKGLADTALRTADSGYLTRRLVDVSQDVIVREVDCGTERGIVTTIAEKQADGTMIRDAHVETSTYARTLASDAVDANGNVVVERGHDLGDPAIDALLEAGVTQVKVRSVLTCTTGTGVCATCYGRSMATGKLVDIGEAVGIVAAQSIGEPGTQLTMRTFHQGGVAGDDITGGLPRVQELFEARVPKGKAPIADVSGRVQLEDGDRFYKITIVPDDGGEEVVYDKLSKRQRLRVFKHDDGTERLLADGDHVDVGQQLMEGAADPHEVLRVMGPRQVQIHLVNEVQEVYRSQGVSIHDKHIEVIVRQMLRRVTIIDSGSTEFLPGSLTERAEFEAANRRVVAEGGEPAAGRPVLMGITKASLATDSWLSAASFQETTRVLTDAAINCRSDKLIGLKENVIIGKLIPAGTGINRYRNIQVQPTEEARAAAYAVPSYDDQYYSPEGFGTGTGAAVPLDDYGFSNDYR